The sequence below is a genomic window from Deinococcus terrestris.
CCTCGACGGCACCGACATGCTGTTTATCACCGCCGGAATGGGCGGCGGCACCGGCACCGGCTCGGCTCCTGTGGTGGCCGAGATCGCCCGCGAGATGGGCATCCTGACGGTCGCCATCGTGACCCGACCCTTCAAGTTCGAGGGGCCGAAGCGCCAGCGCGTCGCGGAGGAAGGCATCGCCAAACTCACCGAGCGCGTGGACGGCATGATCGTCGTGAACAACGAGAAGCTGCTCACGGCGGTGGACAAGAAGGTGAGCTTCCGCGAGGCGTTCCTGATCGCCGACCGGGTGCTGTACTACGGGGTCAAGGGGATCAGCGACGTGATCAACGTCGAGGGCATGATCAACCTCGACTTCGCGGACGTGCGCAACATGCTCTCCAACTCGGGCACGGTCCTGATGGGCATCGGGGCGGGGCGCGGCGAGAAGGTCGCCGAGGAAGCCGCCATGAGCGCGATCCACTCGCCGCTGCTCGAGCGCGGCATCGAGGGCGCCCGCCGCATCCTGATTAACGTGACGGGCGGCTACGACCTCTCGATGACCGACGC
It includes:
- the ftsZ gene encoding cell division protein FtsZ, producing MQAARIRVIGLGGAGNNAVNRMIESGLEGVEFVAGNTDAQVLAKSHAEVRIQLGDRLTRGLGAGADPEVGEKAALEDRERIKEYLDGTDMLFITAGMGGGTGTGSAPVVAEIAREMGILTVAIVTRPFKFEGPKRQRVAEEGIAKLTERVDGMIVVNNEKLLTAVDKKVSFREAFLIADRVLYYGVKGISDVINVEGMINLDFADVRNMLSNSGTVLMGIGAGRGEKVAEEAAMSAIHSPLLERGIEGARRILINVTGGYDLSMTDANEIVEKIREATGFEDPDILFGITPDEAAGDEVRVTVIATGFGEGTFPGTLSAGMGMGKPGGSRSSSLETFVRPVRGQGGGSYDPKDYDIPAFLRNVGRD